A single window of Nyctibius grandis isolate bNycGra1 chromosome Z, bNycGra1.pri, whole genome shotgun sequence DNA harbors:
- the SSTR5 gene encoding somatostatin receptor type 5 gives MDPLYFSNTFSTEASSSDANSSLLTNVTENGTLSEQLSFKYIHKVLIPICYLLVCAVGLSGNTLVIYVVLRYAKMKTVTNIYILNLAVADVLFMLGLPFLATQNAISYWPFGSFLCRLVMTVDGINQFTSIFCLTVMSMDRYLAVVHPIKSTKWRRPRVAKLISVTVWTFSFLVVLPVIIFSDVQEDFQTCNMNWPEPVNIWSAAFIIYTSVLGFFGPLLVICLCYLLIVIKVKSSGIRVGSTRRRRSERKVTRMVVIIVVVFVFCWLPFYTMNIVNLIFILPEDPVLVGVYFFVVVLSYANSCANPILYGFLSDNFKQSFQKVLCLRKGNGVEDGDPIEHRQENSSRLQESMLTQRNIEFNGHMQTSKV, from the coding sequence ATGGATCCTTTGTACTTTTCCAACACATTTAGCACAGAAGCTAGTTCCAGCGATGCGAATTCCTCACTGCTGACAAATGTGACGGAGAATGGGACGCTCTCAGAGCAGCTCTCGTTCAAATACATCCACAAAGTCCTGATTCCCATCTGCTATCTCCTCGTATGTGCAGTCGGACTCAGCGGCAACACATTGGTCATTTATGTGGTTTTGCGCTATGCCAAGATGAAAACGGTCACCAACATCTACATCTTGAATTTAGCCGTTGCCGACGTGCTCTTCATGCTGGGCCTGCCCTTCCTGGCCACCCAGAACGCCATCTCCTATTGGCCTTTTGGCTCCTTTTTGTGCAGGTTGGTTATGACTGTAGATGGTATTAACCAATTCActagtattttttgtttgactGTGATGAGCATGGACCGCTACCTGGCAGTAGTTCATCCCATTAAATCAACCAAGTGGAGACGTCCCAGGGTGGCCAAGCTCATCAGTGTGACTGTCTGGACATTCTCATTCTTGGTGGTGCTTCCAGTCATCATCTTTTCGGATGTGCAGGAAGACTTTCAGACCTGCAACATGAACTGGCCAGAGCCCGTCAACATCTGGTCAGCAGCGTTCATCATTTACACATCGGTCCTTGGTTTTTTTGGTCCTTTGTTGGTCATCTGTCTCTGCTACCTTCTGATTGTGATTAAAGTCAAATCTTCAGGGATCCGCGTTGGGTCTACAAGGCGCAGGAGATCAGAAAGGAAGGTGACTAGGATGGTGGTGATCATTGTGGTGGTCTTTGTGTTTTGCTGGCTTCCATTTTACACAATGAACATTGTCAATTTGATATTTATACTGCCAGAAGACCCTGTGTTGGTAGGGGTGTACTTCTTTGTGGTGGTCCTGTCCTATGCAAACAGCTGTGCCAACCCCATTCTTTATGGATTTCTTTCTGACAACTTCAAGCAGAGTTTTCAGAAAGTCCTTTGCCTCCGAAAGGGCAATGGTGTAGAGGATGGTGACCCCATTGAACACAGGCAAGAGAACAGCAGCCGCTTGCAGGAATCGATGTTAACCCAGAGAAATATTGAATTCAATGGACATATGCAAACTAGCAAGGTCTAA